In Choloepus didactylus isolate mChoDid1 chromosome 18, mChoDid1.pri, whole genome shotgun sequence, a single genomic region encodes these proteins:
- the ODF4 gene encoding outer dense fiber protein 4: MAHCRGTVLQKGVAPNAHQTSQVLASELSLAAFILLLVMAFSKKWLCLSGSRFYQRWPANISTRIHMSAHIMARGPLQICNSRSCFNLENGKQSSKEWTDQPVSEVAKISFWFAVGLGFVLAVWLHLPYLPGLERMPSFYWIATIMSSCEVAFIFSTLMLFPINLWIFELKRNLSIPIGWSYFIGWLVFVFYVICAILCHFNQKIFRSLDLQYPSGTMSHSRSSSSAQNTWIEQSISESSTSSRNS, translated from the exons ATGGCCCACTGCAGGGGCACCGTGCTGCAGAAAGGAGTGGCACCCAACGCCCaccagacctcccaggtgttggCCTCGGAGCTCAGCCTGGCGGCCTTCATCTTGCTTCTGGTCATGGCCTTCTCCAAGAAATGGCTGTGCCTCTCCGGGAGCCGCTTCTACCAGCGCTGGCCGGCCAACATCAGCACCAGGATCCACATGTCAGCGCACATCATGGCCAGGGGGCCCCTGCAGATCTGCAATTCCAGGAGCTGTTTCAACTTAGAGAACGGGAAAC AGAGTTCTAAGGAGTGGACGGATCAGCCAGTCTCTGAAGTTGCCAAGATCAGCTTCTGGTTCGCCGTGGGGCTGGGCTTTGTCCTCGCCGTCTGGTTGCACCTGCCATACTTGCCCGGCCTCGAGCGAATGCCATCCTTTTACTGGATTGCGACTATCATGAGCTCCTGTGAAG TTGCCTTCATTTTCTCCACCCTCATGTTGTTCCCTATTAACCTCTGGATCTTCGAGCTGAAGAGGAATTTATCAATCCCCATTGGCTGGAGCTATTTCATTGGTTGGCTGGTGTTTGTCTTTTATGTCATCTGTG CCATTCTTTGCCACTTCAACCAAAAAATATTCCGGAGTCTGGATCTGCAGTATCCCTCTGGCACCATGTCTCATAGCAGAAGTTCCAGCTCAGCCCAAAACACTTGGATTGAGCAGAGTATCTCAGAGAGCTCTACATCAAGTAGGAATTCCTGA